The sequence ACTGGTGGTCATCTACTCAGTGATTTCTCAGTGACCTAGAAGATGGAAAAACACAGCGTCAGGTGGGTgtaaattaaagcagcagtgggtagaaatcaAGCAAATATGAGAGGTAGAATTGGAgcgaatatgattaaaaaacatattttttctaaaacggtcactatatcctgacagtagtgcatgagacatgtaatctggaaaaaaaatcatgttcctctgggtcctccggtgctcctaatgacatctgcaagatttcacagaccggaggaaaacaaccaatcagagccgagcggGAGTCTGCCGACCagctgccatctctgagcagctgtcaatcactcgcgaactccgatgaaacggtcaaactaggcagtgctgatcaattataaaataaatattctgttactgtaatgcctatttctctcctcacatgttctcagaatcatcttgtagtgtacggtttagctgtaaaatgagaaagtttgtgacccggcagccatgttgagattagttgaggaaataccaagcaccgcccaccagccggagcacagccaataggaaccctctctctctgaaatgacctgtgattggtcaaagtctcccgtcaaaggctagattttttaaagcctgaaaacagagccatgaggaggagcagaagtctagttatctctcagaacacaaaaaaacagaaatttgttgattaaaaaaataaataaatagatttgtGTAATTTGCCCAATAATATGATATTTATCCTAAATTATATCTTTTGGAATAGGTGAATAATTAAAGTAAGCACAATGTATAATAGTATTACATTATTCATAGTTTGGCAACGCAAATGGTTTATAATTGTAACATTAATTTTGAATTGATGAAAAAACTTAGCCTACTTGTGTGATGTTGGAGGTGTTTGTGCGTCACATGATGTCAGAGGTTTGTAACTGTGCAAAAGCTTCAGTTGCAGCAGATGTACTCCAGCTCTACAGTAGCTTTGTTTtcctcattatcatcattatcccCGTCTTCGTCTTCAGTGTAATTAGCGTGAGCTGCAGCTGTGGGTGGCGGCCCCCGGGGCCCTCCCTGACTCCCACAGGCCCCGCTCAGAGAACACTCAGTGAGGTCACGGTGTGCTGCTACAATGTGTGTACTTTAAAGTCCAGCTGGTGAAGAACCCACAGAGAACAGGGAAAGATGATTTATTAACAGCAACATTAGAAATATCTGTCAAATGATCTGTCAAATTCACCTGAATGGCCTTACAGCTAATTGACAGGTGTAATCTATGTCttttacagtatacagtatgtctctgtgtgtctagTAGTATACAGAGAGAGGTCCAGGAGGTTTTTAGCCTAGCTTCGCATAAAGTGTGGAAGCAAGGGGAGTCGAGGTAACACCCATGAGCTTCCTCTAAGCTAACAGGAGCTAGCAGCTAATGCGAAGTCAACAAACCAGCAGAGCCCCCATCATTAGTGATACTGCAGAATAACATGCAATATGAGCTCTAATACAGATTATTGAATGATTTCAAATGTTCTGGTTTCACAAACCATCTTCAAATATGTGAAACAATCAAATAGCTAGTTTATTTAGGCTATTTATACAATTAACAAGCTAGCAGTGGGGAGTTAAGGAGTTCAATCATTTGGTTGAGGTTCAGTTTAGCACTTTAAACAGTTGGATTCAGATTAGCTAGCGAACACTTGTTAGCACAGTTTGGTTCACGTTAGCAGCCAAGTTAACAGGCCAGTTTAGCTGTTCAGTTTAGTAGTTAAAGCACTTTGATTTTAACCATAAATAGGCTATGTGCTAATCTTGATTCAAACAGAAGTACAGTAGTACGTGGTGTTCATGTCatctgcatatactgtattgtatgtTTTTGTGTACATAGCCTTCAAATAGAATCCTGAGActagtgtgttccaatccacgtacttccagaagtacacttgttggtgcactttgtgcactctgtattcacttgagtagtgcgtaaatttcaacaGGGTAggatcgtctcaaatcgaatagcCTACTCTGCGACGCACTGACCGggaatgacgatcgcaacatttgactcgctacccgccaaaatatcttctgaaaaaaatgaaagcagagtggaaattacgtttccaacgtcgtcgcctacgtctacgatgtgtcctcctgttggctgaaaatgcaccggtatgtttacgtattgtattgttttattctgttatctacgtctgtttgaatagtggccgtggctccgccccttccgctacatagccaagatggcgacagttgagtgtggaaagtgtccagcgttccacactcaacgatctgaccattttgagtacaacatccgggtactttgagtgcactgcattttgccgtacttcccagtgtgaacgtacttatgcactcaaaatagtaagtgtaagtacagaagtacgcggattgtaACACACTGTGTTCCAAGACTCAAATACTCTACTAATACATTTGCAAGAAAGTAGCGTGAAATTGCATCGCTATTATCCAGTTTTGTAGCCAATGGAGGCTACAGTCTTCcctttctttttcctcattAAAACATGGATATTCACAGCAATATCAACTTCTCAAGTTATAACAAGAAAAGTTTCCAGTTTTAACAAGATACGTTTGTATatgtgatagatagatagatagatagatagatagatagatagatagatagatggatagatggatagatggatagatagataggtaggtagatagatagatagatagatagatggatggatagatagatagatagttgcTTGCTTACttgcttacttacttacttacttactgacTTACTTTATTAATTCCAGTGGGAAATTTCACTGTTACAGCAGCTTagcaaaacagacaaaaatatCATGCAACTCAAAATTGAACAATTAACCAAATTTagcaatatacaaaaaatagtaagataattaatataaaaattagCAATAAACTAAATTTGAATTCTCAAAAAATTTGCGTATTTTTttactgcacatacagtatatgtgtaatGCTGTGAAGTGGACATAGTGCAAGTAGTAGCCTACTTTTACTAAGGCTCATCccaatacttcctccaccataAGAAGCTAATGCAGCATGCTTTCAAAAATGATCAGCAGTGAtgaaaaaatatgataaaaaaatatgatttgaaaataatgatttgtggtgaatgggtgacatcatgaaaaaaacattagaaTGGCCTTTAACAACCACGTCAGTGACAGGAATATTCCTGTcagaatataataaaacaattgtGTTTTGGTCCCATACAGTTATTTCTTGATTACAAAACATATAATAGTGTGTACATTAGCACTGACAGGTATACTGCAGGTGCGACAGCCAGTCAGGTGGGAGAAGTGGTTGTCCTGGAGGAAATTCTCTGAGGGAAACAAACAGGCTGAAGAGCAGCTGAGCTGAAAGAGAGAAGACCAGACGACTGGATAagtctgaagaagaagaagaagacgatgGCGGatcatccagcagcagcaggaggaggagatgccAGCCTGCAGGACATCATGAGAGGACGGACAGATGGAGCGCAGAGGACGAAGAGCAGCTCCAACATGATCCGAGTGTTCATCAGCTCCACATTCACAGGTCAGGTCACTGTTCATGCTCTCTACATCATACAATGGCCAAATCCAGGACTACGACTGTATATACTGTCTGTATGCAACCAGTGTTGGTTGCACTTAACAGGAATATTTTTGAGGCTCATTTAAAGATTTTGAACCTGTGAAATGATGCTGAGAAATAGCCTAATagacccttttcacagcagaaatCTTGACTTGCCAAAGCAAGAAGAGCACAGGTGGAATTAATAACATAAATGATGGCTGCATCCCATTTAGGTGAGCCAGTTCCAGGGCTCTAGAGTGGCGTGATTAATAGCAGCAGAGTCTGCAAGTCCATGCAACAGTGTACAGGCTGATGATATGACTAGGTAATGGTATTGtttattcaataataataattgtaataaattTCATTTGTATGCACTTTTCACGCAAGCGAGACAGCATAAAAAGACaattatacatataaaaaaacaacagcataaaATACGGTTACATATAAAATCACCCATAAggtaaaaacaattaaaagtaaACATAAAATCTATATCATGCAAACAAATTAGTTTAGTCATCAGACAATGtgtattaattaataaaaatgacctTAGCAGAGTCAAAGCAAACATCTGACCTCACTAGTGGAGCTCAGTCGTACAAATGTGACAGAAACATAAACTGTTGTTGTGTTACCACCAGATTTTATGTttacttttaattgtttttacttTATGGGTGATGTAATATGTAACCGTCTtttatgctgttgtttttttatatctataattgtgtttttatgctgtCTGCCTTCTCTGGAAAGCAGTTTGTGCTCATTGCTTGAAAAGTGCCATACaaatgaaatgcattaaaattattattattattatgtaaaaacaaatgtatgaataaatgtataaagaaaaggatacagagataaataaggggtgaaatgctaagggaaaatcataaataaattaataaataaacacataaaaaataaatacaggcattaatacataaataacaataaatactaaaataaattaattaatacattttacaattcataaaataattaaaggtgGAAATTAAAGGGAAGAGTCAATAAATAAGGAAACTAATacgaaggtaaataaataaaaaagcaaattaacatagaaatataaatttatgtcacattttatcaattaattaattactacatgtatttttaataatattttgctGCTATTAATggcatatttttatatttatcaagtaatgtatttatttgttaattttttattattattttgtcctCCATACCACCTTTACATCATAACAGCTCATCTTATTGATTCTGCTTTAAACTCTGTATCACTGACTGTGTCGCTGCTCTCTGGTCAGATATGAGCAGCGAGAGGAAAGCCCTGCTTGATAAAGGTTACCCAGAAGTCCTTGCTTTCTGTCGCAGTCTGGGGCTGGTGTTTGAGGTCAgttttgtaatgtaaatgtttaaGTCTAAGACAAACAAATTCAGTAATATCAGggaatatgatataatgtgtactgtatatgcagttTCAGTAAATACCTGCTCATTGATCAGTGAGGTCACTTCCTGTTCAGGTGGTTGATCTGCGTTGGGGGATTCGAAGCATCTCGTCTGGAGACCACGAGGCCTGCGAGATCTTCCTGCAAGAGATCAAGAGCTGCAAGAGGATTTCAGCTGGTCCAGCTTTCATCGTGAGTCTCTCGTCCTCCTTGTCtatctaaatgtcccgtaggtgtgaatgtgagtgtctGTCTCCATGTGTCGGTTGTGATaactgtgatagtctggagacctgtccagggtgtaccccgccatcgcccaatgtcagctgggatcggctccagcccccccgcgaccctgaataagATGAGCGGCTACCGATATTGAAtgaataatccctccaaaatacaccAAGACATGAGGAACACcaaagaaaaagccatgctgtgatttggtataaaaactgttgacatttggggatttctgcaagaattgcatttttcggcaatcagatggcgagcacttgtgttctGGTGAAgccactatactgtatattcagtgTTTTGGATGGTCATGTATTGGATCTTTTTATAAGACATTTCTGTTAGAGTGGAAGTAAAAGTGGAAGCATGTGATAAAGCATTTAATCCAGGATtatctttcagctcattcttcttcttctctttattttccTGCATCTGGGCTCCAAAGGCTCTGCTGGGGAACCGGTACGGCCAGCGAACTCTTCCTCGCCTCGTCCCGGAGAAGCAGTTTGAAGTCCTTTTGTCTAAACTCTCCAAAAACCCCAAAGGCGTCAAGCAGCTGAATCAGTGGTTCTTAAAAGACAACAATGCGGTCCCACCCACCTATGTGCTTCAGCCAATCACGGCTCACTACCCCCACTACAGCGACCTCCGACCTGAGAGCGGGCCGCAGCGTGACAACGACCTCCTCTCCTGGCGTTTCACAGAGACGCAACTGTTGCAGCTCCTACGCTCTGCCGCCACGGAAGCCGAGGCAGCTGGTGACATCACAGTCGAAcagaaacaacattttttcACATCAGGTCAGAGACGTCTCACACAGTTTGTCCTTTGTTGTCTCAAAGTATTTGTGAGATCTAAGTGTCTCCCTCTTCTCGTCCACAGTCACAGAGCAAGAGTTCGAGCAGGGTTTGTGGAAGGACAGCAGCGATCCGTCGGCTCTGCTCTTCGTGCGAGAGATTCCCCGCCAGAGGGTGAGGGACGGTCCCAAACGTCTGGCTAAGTTCATGGACCTGACCGCCAACGGTCTGCTGGACGCAGAAGCTCAGGGACTCCTCGCCAGCCTCAAGTCCCGCCTCTACGCCACGCTGCAGAAGATCCTCAACCTGCACTGCGTGGAGCTCAGCAAAGGAAGCATCGACCCCAAACGCAAGGAGCACACTCAGTACCTGGACAGTGTCTGCGAGCAGTTTGTCTCGCAGATGAAGGCCAGGATTGGAGCGGCGGTAGATTCGCCAGTGGAGGGGAGGCAGAGGAAACTCTGGGGAAGCAttgaggaagaaaaggaggaaatcTCAGACCTGGTGGTTGAAGAGGTTGGACTGCACGCTGCCATGAGCACCGAGCTGTGCAGAGGTCTCTACGGCAGGGAGGGTCTTCTGGGTAAACTCTGCTGCGCCATGTGGGAGTCCACCAACGTCCACCACGGCCTGCTCGTGGTGCACGGGGCTGCTGGGATGGGGAAGACGGCTCTGCTGTGCAAACTGGCGCAGGAGATGCGTAGCGTTCTGGAGGCTGGGGCGGCGGTGGTGATCAGGCTGCTGTCGGCCCATCATCCTCAGAGACCCGACATCGACCACGTCCTCCGCAGCGTCTGCCTCCAGATCTGTTTGGCTTGTGGTTTGGCTCCACCCTCGCCGCTGACTGCCAACACTCACCTGGAGCTGCTCCGGTTCTTCAGGAACGTCCTCATCGAGGTTTCCCAGCAGGGCCACACTCTGCTCATCATCCTGGATGCTCTGGATCAGCTCTCAGACCAACATCACGCTCACAAACTCCACTGGATACCCGCCAGCCTGCCACCCAACGTCCACCTGGTGGTTTCCATGGATACCAACAGTGTGGCATTCGTTAACATGCGGCTGAAGCTGAAGAGTTTGGAGAGTTTCTTTGAAGTGGAGCGTTTATCTCGTGACGAAGGAAAACAGATGATGGAATCGTACCTGCGAGTGTCTCAGCGAACTTTGACCCCCGAGCAGAGCGACGCCGTGCTGCAGAGCTTCGCCACGACTGGCTGTCCTCTGCATCTCAAACTGATTCTGTCTGCAGCCAAACGCTGGACGTCCTTCACCCCGCTCACAGCAACACACCTGGCTGCCAACACACAGGAAATGATGTCACAGCTCTTGCTGATgctggaggagcaacatgggaAGGAGCTGGTGGGTGCGGTCTTAGGGTACATCACTCTGGCAAGGTAAGGAGAGAGTTGATGTTAATATTGTATGCTAGTGCTAATTAGCTACCTAGCCTAAAAGCTGCACATTTCTCTGGTATTTGTTGTTTGGAGCTTGTTCAACAAGACGTGTTTGTTTGTAGATAAGAAGAAGACTTTAGCAGTAAAGCTAATGTGGGTTGTTGTTCAAAGTCAGCTCTTATGACACAACGGTGATGTTacttctttatgcaaatatggTTTAAAATGAAGCGATTTGATTGGCTGTATGGTGTGGAGATAATCTCAATCTAAGAAGGTGGAGAATCAATAGCATTCTGCAAAAATAGGACGCACAATCATAAAACCAAATGTCTCCATTTTCACCCTGATGAAGTTCAGAAAATCTTACCAttaaacatatatacagtatatgtatacagtatatatatatatatatatatatatacacacacagtatatatactgtgcaAAAAGGGACTTTAGTAAGGCACATGTTCtttctttaataataaaatattagcATTATATTAAGTGTTTCACTACAGTGACTTGTGGAGGAAAGGAAAAACAATGATTCCTCCTGTTGCATTTATGTAAGTGTGGTATGTTTATATGTGAATCATGTATCCTACAGTGTTAGTTCTACAATAGTGTGctacatatttttgtaggccaaccaggaagttagcatcacccgggttccctcgacaaaaagccaatgggatttttccattgggttttggattattgcagaaaataaactctgcggcaaacacacgtttatgatacttacatgttttgttcagcaggaATCTTCAATTAATCTTAATATCTACAAATTAACaccatttttatgatttttgaagtatgAATGCagtcaccagaagtaaaaagttaacgttaggctataatgAACtccaccacggtcgcatgagcgtgagtatacacaacaaggctgtaaaggaggacaaGTTGGCGTGATGGCGTTAGTAGTCGCATTtggccacttgttagcaaccacctttttaagacacataaagactttaaaattcacaagtggggtatttattgatgtattttatgtcgtagaacaaaacgttaaattctctcaagcttgtgttaaccacagacctgatttcagccatctaactaaaaacccattcaacaaacccattgacttcctgacgagggaaccagaagtgctaataTGCTAACttatttccgggttttaggtctcattcctgtagcagtctacaataacaataatgataataattctTTTAAATTAATCGTCTGAAGAACATTGCAAGgctaaaaacaatgaaaacaaactgATCTCGTGACTCCTCAGGGAAGGTCTGCTGGAGGCTGAAGTGCGCGACGTCATGTCCTtggatgatgatgtcatcagtgaGGTGTACAGGTACACCCTCCCTCCGACCCCCTCGCTGATCCGCCTGCCCCCCCTGCTCTGGGCACGACTCAGACGGGACCTCGAAGATCTGCTGGAAGAGCGTTGGACGGGCGGGGTCGCTGCCATCGCCTTCAACAACCGGtgaagaacataaataaatcagaTGAATGATCAcataggtcaaaggtcataTGTTTGagtaaagtgtgtgtttgtgtgtgcaggcatCTGTGCGAGGCAGTTTCGGCTCGGTATCTGACATCAGAGCGGCGGGGGCGGAGCCTCAGGATCCTGGCGGAGTACTTCCTGGGTCGGTGGTCGGGGAAACTGAAGCCGGTGGCTCTGCCGGGTCTGTCGCTGCTCCTCTCTGACAGAAAGGTACCAATGACACAAAACGCATTCTCCTACAAAGTTAAACTCTGTAAGTCATTGTACTGAGGCTGAAATATAGGACatcttttatttctctttttattctgaATGATGATGTTGggttttagtttttcttgtgGCAGCAGTGATTCGCTGTACAGTACTTACCTGATGTTATTCACAGGAATTACTTCTGCTTCTGCTACAGAAGTGATTACCTTTCTGTTGATGGTGTAATTTGATTGGCTGTATGGTGTCACAGGTCCCTCCCCAGCCGCTGTGGTTTGCTCCAGGATTGGCCAACGTCAGGAAGCTCCAGGAGCTGCCCTATCACCTGCTGCATGCTGGTCTGTGGGACGAGCTGCGACAGGAAGTCATCGGTAAGATGTGGGAAGAGGCTCAGTAATAATATTGattgttaatattattgttCCATACATATCCTACTGTGTAGATTTATGGGCAAACGCATATTAAACCAACACACACCCAGTTATCATACTACAAAACAGAGACAAAAGAAATATCATCAAATCAGATCATAAAGCACCAActaatgttttttaatgaaattgcaaacattaaaacaataaacataatgATCTGCTTGATTAATGTCCTGATTGATTACAGTATtgcacaaataataaaaaagcacATGAAAATATACCACCTTTAAATATTccaaattattataattacataatattataatttatatattacattagAAATAATTTAATATACAGTTTATTGAAGTCTAtttataaattagggctgtcaatcaattaaaacatttaatcacaattaatagcatgattgtccatagatcaatgcacatttttttgtatctgttcaaaatgaaccttaaagggagatttgtcaagtatttaatactcttagcaacatgggagtgggcaaatatgctgctttatgaaaatgtatgtatacatttattattgtaaatcaattaacaacacaaaacaatgacaaattttgtccagaaacattcacaggtactgcatttagcataaaacaatatactcagatcataacatggcaaactgcagcccaacaggcaacaacagctgtcagtgtgtcagtgtgctgacttgactatgacttgccccaaactgcatgtgattatcataaagtaagTAAAGgtaatggccatgccagtttgtcatcaccaaaatttagcgcaagtttggagtgttatttaggctcctttgtgacaagctggtatatatatatatatatatatatatatacacagtatataaaatctcctttcttccccattctggtTCTGGGTTAGAACTTCAGTAGATTGTCTTGACCATGCCTACGTAAATATTGCTGCCACGTGATTGGCTGATTTGATATTTGCGTTCTGAAAGTTCAACAGGTGTACAGTACCTAATATATACCTTTTCAGTCATAATCTATAATCTAATTTTTTGGCatttaatttgtcattttttaactatttatatgcatgtttgttttcatttgaatCATTATTCTTTTCATtaaataccaaaataaaatagatttaaaaatgcCAGCATGCAGATAACAATTGGTTAGTATATATAAGTTTGGCACAAAAGCACAGAAAGAAAGATTAATAATATTCAATCTTTTTTAGTCACTTTCAAACTATCAAATTGACTAACTGCATTGTTTATATAatctgttattttgttttattagtaCAAACCGGTTCAGTAGATTAATATagatagattattattaattggTGTTACTGTTTTTCAGGCAGTGCTGAGTGGCTGTACTGTAAGAGCAGGGTGTGTGGGGTATCCAGTGTGATCCAGGACCTGGACCAGTGCTCCCAGTACATGGACTGCACTGAGACCAGACTGATCCGAGACACTCTGGTCCTGATCAAACCCAGTCTAGACTTCCTGGATGGTCACATGGGTCAGTTATTCTGtgtcaatattatattatttgtctgttttttgaCCATTTTTGTTCCAAATGATTCCAAACATAAAATGTGTACTTCAGAATTTTacttttagaataaaaatatattataaaccaaaataaataaaataagaagtTAATGAAAACTTTGTATAAAATGCAGTAATTGTTTTTTCGCTGTGGTTCcagacatgtttctgttttacaCCGAGCTGTTGGCCAGACTCTGCTCCCTGGCCACGCCTTTCCCCTCTGTGATTGGTCGGCTGTGTAGCCAATGTGAGGAGAGGTTACTGACGTGTCCCGAGCCCATCCTCATTCCCAAGTGCAGTTTCCTGCAGCAGCCAGGGGGGGCGCtacaacacacactgactgGACTGCAGGGAGGTCAGAAATATTACGTTGTTACTCTGAAAGAAGCATAAAGTTAGATAAAGTAGAGCTGAATCATTTATGGTTTTCATATCAAAATTACACTTTGAAAGAGTGTAAtcaaatgattttatttcaaaCTGTAGGAGGTTAAAGTTTAaccatctcatctcatcttcaacctcttatccggggtcgggtcgcgggggcaacggCTCCAGCAGGGGatcccaaacttccctttcccgggccacattaaccagctctgactgggggatcccgaggcgttcccaggctggtgtggagatataatctctccacctagtcctgggtcttccccgtggcctcctcccagctggtctgCAACACCTCCCAAAGGAGGCGCACAGGGGGGGaggcatccttactagatgcctgaaccacctcagctggctcctttcaacacaAAGGAGTAGCGCCTCTACTctgagtccctcacggatgactgagcttctcaccctatctctaagggagacgccagccaccctcctgagaaaacccatttcggccgcctGTACCCACGATCTAGTTCTTTCATTCATAACTAAAGTTTTAACCAGCGTCTGATAATTTCAATTTCACCAGTTATATTTCCACCCGGTATCACaccaaagcatgtaatagacccggctatccaccagaggatagtgtgtcagtgtcatgttttgcctcgtcaagcgtgaatattacacataTGTATGAAGGTggagtaccagcagggggcaacaaaaccactcattCATACCCATTTCACACTGAGGGCTCAACCAGggttgagtgtgtgtttgatacGGTCAACCCGCGTTGACTGACTCGGCTTCGTGGCGCAGGTCAAGAGGTGGGTCAGACAAGCATCGGACCAGGGTCGACTTCAATGTGAAACAGGGTTGCTAACAACCAGGGTAGGACAAACCTATTTGGTTGCAAATGGGGGCGCACAGTCTTGACGCAATTGTCACCGTAGCTCAAACAAACGGTGCGACGGCAGCAAAAATATTTCCACACACAGCGGAGGTGAACAACGGGCGATTTAAACAACCCGGTTATGTGGCAAGACTTCGTGGTGCGGGAGCTCCTGGCTGTCCacagtgaggaaaaaaataagcaGCGGATGGCGGGACGGTGAGGGACAACGTCATGTATATGAATATAAGGATGAGTCTGACTGAGAGAAAGGAGGGTTGAACATGGGTCGGATAACCCTGGTCCAACactggtcattggtgtgaaagaggtattaggtttaggaaaaacgtcaagtaagtacgtaaacaaagtaaaatatgtatggaaacaacgtaacacaagtacggaaaacacgtcacaaacataacttacaaaacaaatcacCAGTCTTgaatagggatgctaattttgaaaaaatgttcttaaccgataaccgaccctcgttaacagatTATTAACctttaaccgacaagatttttgACTCCCATGCAGCGGTGTGCCAGCTgaagtgtatgagcacaacagacaactgagtatCCAGTTCACCGTCACACACCTCACCATtgtcacacacatgcagtctgtcagcgcggcgtaacttcagcgagtttccgacag comes from Sebastes fasciatus isolate fSebFas1 chromosome 5, fSebFas1.pri, whole genome shotgun sequence and encodes:
- the nwd1 gene encoding NACHT domain- and WD repeat-containing protein 1 isoform X2, whose protein sequence is MSSERKALLDKGYPEVLAFCRSLGLVFEVVDLRWGIRSISSGDHEACEIFLQEIKSCKRISAGPAFIALLGNRYGQRTLPRLVPEKQFEVLLSKLSKNPKGVKQLNQWFLKDNNAVPPTYVLQPITAHYPHYSDLRPESGPQRDNDLLSWRFTETQLLQLLRSAATEAEAAGDITVEQKQHFFTSVTEQEFEQGLWKDSSDPSALLFVREIPRQRVRDGPKRLAKFMDLTANGLLDAEAQGLLASLKSRLYATLQKILNLHCVELSKGSIDPKRKEHTQYLDSVCEQFVSQMKARIGAAVDSPVEGRQRKLWGSIEEEKEEISDLVVEEVGLHAAMSTELCRGLYGREGLLGKLCCAMWESTNVHHGLLVVHGAAGMGKTALLCKLAQEMRSVLEAGAAVVIRLLSAHHPQRPDIDHVLRSVCLQICLACGLAPPSPLTANTHLELLRFFRNVLIEVSQQGHTLLIILDALDQLSDQHHAHKLHWIPASLPPNVHLVVSMDTNSVAFVNMRLKLKSLESFFEVERLSRDEGKQMMESYLRVSQRTLTPEQSDAVLQSFATTGCPLHLKLILSAAKRWTSFTPLTATHLAANTQEMMSQLLLMLEEQHGKELVGAVLGYITLAREGLLEAEVRDVMSLDDDVISEVYRYTLPPTPSLIRLPPLLWARLRRDLEDLLEERWTGGVAAIAFNNRHLCEAVSARYLTSERRGRSLRILAEYFLGRWSGKLKPVALPGLSLLLSDRKVPPQPLWFAPGLANVRKLQELPYHLLHAGLWDELRQEVIGSAEWLYCKSRVCGVSSVIQDLDQCSQYMDCTETRLIRDTLVLIKPSLDFLDGHMDMFLFYTELLARLCSLATPFPSVIGRLCSQCEERLLTCPEPILIPKCSFLQQPGGALQHTLTGLQGGVLCVDTSMEAELLVAGSDDGVVAVWSLADQLLVHSLLGHTGAVLSVKVVESSAHCLSLAADSSLRRWSLMTGQQLLCIQEVVPVDSAPSSVHLHLCEHKIFVYTRTQVKVWKLDGAELLSSSSDDDGSIILGVLGESIVSLCDSGLVKISHPVNETVETRLENSQRTLTLVKSVTLPKRGKVFVVSKEGSLYQISRMGRQTAVKFPLVPSLLSVTEDEKILIAGSDRTLSLFNIDSDSVDGFLDLQHDDSVLSACVSSDCRLLASGAADQLIRIWSVTTGGLLDTLCGSDSPVTSVVLYNGFVVSASTAAPSVHMWSLKYNTRHKPIAHVPAGCAHVAVTKDTDRVFYVRQQSQREVISWNNNTGSLSERLAVSAEVCCLELAQHKRLLLCGLTTGTVLIYPLALSQETLCIPPPESLSRVLCLAVSSQEKHMAVAYEDSVCLFEITTRDSFPTVEGPLEGFPLSLLHAPLSSMALLSDRRLLYGTSCGVVKLLNFSGGSSSDLEPHRSRVTCVTASNWGTHALVGSEDAVQRLWALSPLVLDHTMEYKGFFFEGVLSAAFSDSDQFVFTGSQDRTVKVWDVATGNLLYVQYVYSPVVRMVTLRNGFVALSQQGSVIKEVFRCPDHISPDYNPLRNVKAQYRVTSREKKNRDGQQSSGSDLQDYNPAQFNLNLMSMLRAKPSSTCLIL